The segment ACTCGTTTCCGCCGATAGCGATGGGAAGGTTGCAGCAATTCGCCAGGGGGAAGAAGCGGCAAAGGATGCCGACCGGGCGCTTCCCGAGGTGTTCGGCGAAAAGCCCTTCGCTCGCGAGTGGCTGCACCTGCAACCATCGTTGGCAGACATCGACTTGCGGCCGGTGTTGCATTTGAGCCGAGACGGCACCGTGCGCGACTTTGGCCATGATGCGCTCACCAGTGAAGGGAAGGTACTGCAGGAGGCGCTGGTGGCCACTCGCACCAAGAGCAAGCAACTCGCCGACGATATTCGTGCAGCAGGGGAAACACAGGCCATTCTCGCCATGACCCGCGCATGGGAAGCCCGCCGTGCCTCGCGTGACTGGAGCAAGTCTGAGGAAGTGCTGATGCTGACGGAAGTCTGTGAAGTCTTCCCTGCAGCAGGTCCGCGCGCCGCAGCGCAACTTGTGGAAGCGCCCGTCACTCAGATTAGCCCTGGTCTAGTCCAACGGCTTGTGTCCGCTCCCTGGGCCCGCGAATTGGTGAATCGTTGGGAAGCTGATAGCCAGACGAGCGAAGCGGTCAAACGCGCAATACGCGCGGCAAGGAAGACGTAATGGGAACCTCAACTTCTAGTGCTGGGGCGCCAGGTGGCAGCCCATTTGACCCACCTTGGCTGACAGATGTCGAACAAGGCATCGACACTTCGCAATCAGATGCACCGCTGGCGCCTGTTCCGCCCGCCCCTCAGCCCGACGGTGGGGCCGACGATACCGAAACTGGCGCAGACGCGGATGCCGTGCAAACCGTTGGGCCCAATATTGCACCTCCTGGGCGATACGGTGAAGCACGACGAGCGCTGTCATCGTTTGTAAAAGGCGGCGGCAGCGCTGATTTGCGAAAGGGTATCAACCGCCTGGTGAACAAGGGCATGGGCGGTTCGAAGCGGGCGGCCTCGCGCATGCAGTCAACAGTGACAGCAGCGGCTGCACTAGGTGGCCTACTTTCGGCAGCGCGAGCGGGTGGGGACCCTGGCATTGACGCCTGGGTGGCTTCGGTCAAGCAACGTGGCCTTTCCGCGACAGACATCGCCCTTGAAGTCGCAGAGCGCCTCCTGCCAAATGGCGGCAGCATAGACGAGGAGTCAGCAAAACACGCCATGGACCAAGCCATCATCAAGCTCTACGACACGGACCCAAACGCGGACATATTCAATCTGACAGACGACCAGATTGCTGATGTGATGACCTACACAATTGCCTACGATGTGTACAACCGAGTTCAACTCGAATTGGGACGGGTATTTGAGAAGCTTAAGTACTCCGCTAAGGTGGTCCATGAACGACTTGGACAGGTTCTTGACTATGTTACTGGTGTGGTCGCTGATGCGATGAAGGGTGCCCGCGAGGGTAAGAAGCCACGGTCGATGCGCGAGGTATCTGCCAAGGCAATGGATGATGCGATGTTCGTATTTGGGACAGCAGAATGAAGGTCATTTGCACAAGCTTCGACGCAAGACCTCGAGCCATCTCCGCTGGGACTCGCGCCTTCACATTCTTTCAGAGTTCAGACGTCGCGGGCAGCGAGCGAATCGCGAACGGCTGGCTGCAGGAACTGGAGCGTGCCGGCTATGCCCCTTCGATTCCGATTTGGGATTTCGTGCTGTTTGGGTTCGCTGTATGCGCTGCGGACCTTGCAGTGCCGCGCAACAAGAGCGCCGATGGCTGGACCCGGGAACTCGAGTTATCGGTCACCGTCGTCGACCCGACTCCGTGGAACGCCCAGCGGCCATTGGTCGAGGGGATGCTACGCATACTGACTGGTGATTTTTGGTCGGTGACGTTTTTGTCCGACGGGCCACAGCCGCCGCGCGGACAACGGAGGATTTGCGACCGCGATTGCGTGGCCTTGCTTTCTGGTGGGCTGGACAGTCTAATCGGCGGCATAGATGCAGTCGCAAAAATGCGGCGCCCCATCTTCGTATCGCAGCTCGCCTACGAGGACTCCGAGCGCCAACGCCAGTATGCGGCGGCGCTCGGTGGAGCCGCATGGCACCAACAATGGAGTCACCGAATCGACCCGGCTGCGCCGAGGGAGCCTTCGACGCGAGCACGGTCCATGGGATTCTATGCACTGGCTGTGCTGGCAACTTCCCTACTGACGACCACAGGCCCTGCCGAGATTCTGGTTCCTGAGAATGGATTCATTAGTGTAAATCCACCATTACTTCCTGGACGGATGGCAAGCCTCAGCACTCGGACGACGCATCCGCTCTTCATGAAGCAGCTCCAAGGCCTTCTCAAGGCAGTGGGGATTCCAGCCAATCTGTCTATGCCTTATCGGTTCAAAACGAAGGGCGAGATGATGATGGAGTGTCTTGACCAGAAGCTGCTCGCGCACTTTGCATCGGACTCCACAAGCTGTGGTCGATACCGGACCTATAATCGGACGCACTGCGGACGGTGCGTGCCCTGCATGGTCCGACGGGCGGCGTTCCTGCGCTGGGGACAGGCTGACGACACGCGCTACAAGTTTCCCAACCTTCGGCTCTCTGAAAAGTCGGCGGCCGACGACCCGATGGCGGTAGCGTGCGCAGTTCTCGCGACGGAGGCCAATGGAATTGATGCATTCCTTGGCGCGACCTTATCGTTTGCGACGCAAAATGAAAGGGTCCACTATCGAGATGTCGCGGAACGCGCACTGTTGGAGCTTTCGACATTGCTGAAGCAGGACGGTGTTCTATGATGGATTTTCACTGTCATCTCGACCTGTATCCATCTGCTCGCACCGTTCACACCGAGGCCGCTCGTCGCTGTGAATTTGTGTGGTTGGTCACCACCAGCCCGAGAGCCTTCATTGCCACATCGCGCATACTGCAGCCTGCCCCGACCATCATCATCTCGCCTGGCCTTCATCCCGAGGTGGCACACCAGCGGCACAATGAGTTACCTCTGCTGCTTGAGGAGATTGGGCGCGCATCGGCGGTCGGCGAAGTTGGCCTAGACGGCTCAGCGCGCTATCGCGAGCACTTCTCAGTCCAGAAAGCAATCTTCGAAGCAACAGTAGAGCGATGCAGTGAGTTGGGTGGCAGGGTCCTGAGTATTCATTCTCGCTCTGCCGCCAAAGAGGTTCTTGACACGCTCGAGCGACACAGCGCACATGGCACAGCTGTTTTGCATTGGTTTAGCGACTCGCCGACACAACTGAGACGTGCTATTGAGCTCGGCTGCTGGTTTAGCATAGGCCCTGCTATGTTGCGTAGTGCCAATGGGTTGCGTCTGGCTGCGTCGCTGCCTTCGGAGCGCGTCGTACCGGAGAGCGATGGCCCCTTCGCAAAGCTGGACAGTCGGCCCATCATGCCGTGGCAGGCCATGGACATCGTAGGGCCCTTGGCCAACGTCTGGGGCCTGACGGAGGACAAGGTGCGGGCACAGTTGACCGAAAATGGGCGAGAGCTACGCCATATGATGACAGCAGAGAACTCGCAGTGAATTGGCCGTGGGGACTAAGAACATGGCTGCAGCCGGCGTTCCGTTCCACACGCGAGGAGCGCTGAGAAGGCGGCGTCGATATTGCCCTTCGCGCATCTTCTTTCTTTCGAACCGTGACCATGGGATTACCTCCGCGCACTCGCACGCCATGCTCCCAGAACCTGCGAATTGCCGATTGTGCGGCTCGGCCTCAGAGCGGATACGGTCGTCCAAGCTACGCGGGTTCAGGTACACCTGCCCGTCGTGCGGCTCCTTCGGCATCGAGTCCGCTGCGTTGGCGGGCTTGGGCGCCAACGCGTCAATTCAGCAAGACCTCGCACATTTGCGTGCGTATGGACTTCTACCGCTCATCCACCGCGATAAGCAGGGTGTCAGCGTTGGCCCCGGCCGGGTGTAGATACAATGTCGTGCAGTCGCGCTAAGGAGAGTCGTCGGCACTCAGTTGCCACAGCGCCCCTGCCGGCCGAGGCAGCGCCGACTGAGGAATCGCATCATGGGTAATAGGTACCTGGCATCGAAGTGCCATCCTCAAGGAGACAGTCCCAACGTCCCAGTGCCTGGGGCGGCAATTGAGCGGTTGCGGTGATACTGCGAGGCCAGATGGCTATCGTGCGTACACAGGAAGGTCCTCGCTCATTCCTCGGACCTGGCCAGAGGGCAGCCGTTCTTTGCGGCATCTCGATGGTTGGTATCACGAAGTTTCATCGGTTTTGAAACTTCTCAAAACTAACAATACTGCTTGACTCTTTAGCCTTCGCCATCCCGCTTCGCGGTAAGCAACCAATGGCGGAGGCAAATTGATTCGCTGTGGGGTGGCGGTCGTCGAGCACCCCGTCTCTGACTAGCCTTCGATGCTCCCCTTCAGCGGCCCAGGAGCATGCCGGCCCGGTCATGAAAGGTCGGAAGCGTTCTGCCATCTGCTGCCCGGCGTTGGCACTGATATGGACACCGAAGAGAAGCGCTAGTGATGTAGCCGGCAATTCGCCGCTCAATCGTTGCCCGACGTGGAGGTGCGCGCCGTACTTTGATACCAGGTCCAAGTATTGGCTTGATAACAGTTCGGCCTCCTCAACCTGAGCGGCGAAATCGTCCAGCGTCAGGTCGATTGATTTGTCCACTCGATTGGGCGACATGTCCCAATCGAGCGGCACAAAAACAAGCAACAGGGTCGCGTCACAGACGCCTTCCTGATTCGGTGTGCAAATGCTTCCCCGGTAAGCCCCACCGGCCGTGAGCATAGTCGTTGCGAAACCCGCGCATACAGAACTGATAGGCTGCAATAGCGGCATGACTTCATCAGGACCGCAGTCGATAAAGCCCACGCCGCTGTGCTTACCTTCGAAAGGCACGAAGGTTGGGCTTGCTGGGCTTCCAGCGAGACCGGGTTGGCAGCCCTACCCGCACCCTCAACTGAAACTGCATCTATACCTCGCCGGGACTCCGTATTGGGCGCGTGTAGACTCTCCACCATGGAACGGACTGCTGGGTTCTGATACAAGGAACTCTTTGGAATTCCAGTCATCCGTGCCAACTCAGTCAAATTCACCGTGCCGTCGCACCCCCAAGGCAAAGCGGTGCCGGATTGCAGAAAGGCCTTCAACTACCCAGATGTTCTCGGCCCAATGTCTCTGCCGTTTTTCACTTTACCTCCTCTGAGACGCTGGCAAGCCATTCGATAAAGGGTCCGGCAATTTCGTTGTCAACAATAACGTTGTTTCGTCGCTTCGACCTGTCGAGAATCCGCTGGGCCTTCGTGTCCACCTCCAGCACAAGATTCATGTGGCTCACGAGCGCTCTCAAAGCTTGGCAGGTGCGGACGAACTTGAACTCGTAATCCGAAATTCGGTGCGCACCCGATTCTGCTTTATGAGCAACCAGCTCAGACAAGCGCTGTCGCCCTTGCTGCTGGTATTGCTCCAGTTGTTCTTCAAGCGAATTGATGTAGATATTGAGCCTTCCCACCTCCCGCTTCAAATTGCCCGCCTCGAGCTTCGCAATGGTCACCAGCGCATTGGTGCTTGGGTCAGTAACCCCGCGTGGACGCAGCGAACGCGAACCGGACTCCGAGTGCTCCGCCTGGTAGGTCAAAATCTTGGCCTTGTAGCGGAAATTGCGCATTAGGGTGGACTTGTTGCACGGACCATCCTCCACTTGTGCAATATGCCTGGCAACGAGGTCGGCAAGGTCAGTCGGGTTGCGAACTCGAACCCGCGTCTTACCAAGGTACTGAAGGTAATCTTCAATTATGGCCTCCCTTCGCACTTGATTTGCCTCTTGCCAAGCCGCGAAACTGCTGGGCTTCTTCATCACGCCTCCTCGTCTTGGCCAAGCAATCGCAATGGAGTCCGCGGTAGGTGCGACATGTGCTTATCCTGGTCCAGCATTTCAGCCAACTGCGCCGCATCCAGTCCCGTTGAGGCAATCACCGACTTCAGCAGTCCAGCGCATTCCGAAACTGGGTCAACCGGCATGTCCGAGGCGAAGGCAGCTCGAAGGTTTCCGGCGCGAGCAAGAAGCTCGCGCCTCAGAAGGTCAAAACGGGCACGAATTTGAGGGCTCTCCAGGGTCGGGTAAGCAAGACACTCACCTAAGCGCGCCAGTAGGTACTCCGTCAGCGATGTTGGGGCGATGACCCGCTGCAGGTCTCGCTCGATAATCTCCGGCTTCTGCACTATCCACGTCCGGGTAACCTGACCCAAGGCAATTCTCTGTCTCGTGAGCTCTAGCAACTCCTCGTTGAGAATCCAACCCGTCAGTTCTTCGCAAAGCCTGGCGCGCTCCTCTTCCAGGCGGTCGAGCTCTTCGGGCGTGTATTTCGCATTGAGTGTCTTCGCGTCTGTCGACAGCAAATTCTCCAACTCGTCCACCATCTCCGCCACCTGCCGCTTCTTGGCGATGACCGCGGGGAGGTGGTCGACGTTCCGAACTGCGTAGTGACACAGGCCGCATCGACGTATCCCTCTCAAGTCCTTTACGACCTCGGGTGGGCAATCGTTGCCATACGGGCAGATTTCAGTCTTGTTCGCAGCGGCATTAGCTCCGCGCGTCTCACGAAGAACGTCTACCCCTCGCACTGACCTCTCGCCGAACGATATGCTTATACAGCCATAGGAAACCAGAGTCTCGTCGAGATTCTCCCGCATGCTTTGAGCAAGATTCGAGTTGACGCTATCAGCATGGATAAAGGCTGGAGATGCATGTTGTCCGCTCAGGACGGGCTCGAAAGCATTTCTCAGTGCAGCTTCCCTTAGCCGCGCGGCTTGATGGACTTGCTCTGCCTCGACCGTCTCTCGGTCGAGGTGCACGTAGTAGGAAACAACCCCGGGCTTCTGGCCAGTGATGTGCTTACCAATGAGGTCCGTGGGCAGGAACGTGATGTACTGTGAAACCACCGCGACGCGAGCACTGTGTGGGCTGATAGCAGTCATCACGTTCAAAGGACAACTCTCGCCTGCACCAAAGCGTGCACCAAAGTCCACCAGCTTCTTTTTGAGCTCTGGCTCGCCCACTTTATGCCCCGGCGGCAAGAGTGTCAGAAGCTGACGCATTCGCCCGTACTCGGAGAGCTCTGGCATGAGCCCCTGCAGGCCACAAAGCATGCTTTTCCATACATCGCTGTATTTTCCGTCCCCATGTGGCTTACCGTCCTTCGTGTATGCGAAGAGCGGTTTGAACTTCGGCCACTTCGTCGACGGATTGTCATTGTAAAAGTGGCTTACATGGAAACCGTCTTCGCCTATTTGCTCAGCCCAATTGCGCTGTGCGCGAAGCAGTTCAATAACCCTCATACTGACATGCGGAGTCCACGGCTCCTTTTTTTGCTTATCAGTATTGACAAACAGCAAGGCGAATTCCGCTTCTTCCTCGTCAACGAGCGAATCGAATCGCTCCCCGTCCAGCCATTGGATGTGGTTGTGTCGTACCCCAGTATGGAGCGCAACGAGATTCTGGTGAAGCGCATGCGGATGAGGCAGGAACACCATCCGTCCGTCCTTCAGTTTCCTCCACCCTAGGGCGAGAACATTGGGAATGAACTGCAGCGGGATGGTCTTGCTCCTAGTGAACAAGATAGGCACAAATCCAACGTCTTGGGCACTGGCGTACGTGTCGATTACCCACCCGTTTTGCGCCAGGCTCTCCAGCCGCTCCGTACCGAGCTCCCCCGACAGGACGCGACTCGTTACGACATTGTGGTGCGCAAGGATGGCTTCGTGATAGTCGAGATAGACGCCAAAAAAGCGCCGGGGTACTGGCTGCTTCCTGGTTGCCTTGGTGCGGGATGTTAGCGGGAAGTCGTGAGGTGCCAGAGGTTGAGTGAAACCCTCGCATCCCGGAATCTCGTCAGAGTATCGCTCGATAAATTCGAAGAACCCCTGCAATTGCAGGAGACTTCCATAGTAGCCGTTGTTCTTCCACCCCCGGCGCTCACGGTGAGAGTCCATGAATTCGAGGAACGTAAGTGGCGTCTCTTCTGCTACGGGTAGCAAGCGACTGACAAACACGCTCTTGAGGAGCAGCGAGGGCGAACTGGGATAGGACAGGATGGTATTTGGATTCCGTGCGAACCAATATGGCAGGTAATAGAAAAGATAGATATTCCACCAACCTATGATTCCCTGAATTTGTTTGTAGGACTCCCTAGCCGTCTTTTGAACGTAGAGCTCCTCCAGATTCAGCCACAAGTCGCTTATGACCTTGATGTCCACGTCCAGGCCGGGCAGGCGCATTAGGGTCCTTATTCGCTCGGGTCTGCCCCAAGACGGCTCGACGTGCAGGAGTTCTTGCACGAGGTCGTAGTCACTTCTTGGCTGCTGAAACGTCCTGTCACCCAC is part of the Cupriavidus metallidurans CH34 genome and harbors:
- the qatB gene encoding Qat anti-phage system associated protein QatB produces the protein MGTSTSSAGAPGGSPFDPPWLTDVEQGIDTSQSDAPLAPVPPAPQPDGGADDTETGADADAVQTVGPNIAPPGRYGEARRALSSFVKGGGSADLRKGINRLVNKGMGGSKRAASRMQSTVTAAAALGGLLSAARAGGDPGIDAWVASVKQRGLSATDIALEVAERLLPNGGSIDEESAKHAMDQAIIKLYDTDPNADIFNLTDDQIADVMTYTIAYDVYNRVQLELGRVFEKLKYSAKVVHERLGQVLDYVTGVVADAMKGAREGKKPRSMREVSAKAMDDAMFVFGTAE
- the qatC gene encoding Qat anti-phage system QueC-like protein QatC; translation: MKVICTSFDARPRAISAGTRAFTFFQSSDVAGSERIANGWLQELERAGYAPSIPIWDFVLFGFAVCAADLAVPRNKSADGWTRELELSVTVVDPTPWNAQRPLVEGMLRILTGDFWSVTFLSDGPQPPRGQRRICDRDCVALLSGGLDSLIGGIDAVAKMRRPIFVSQLAYEDSERQRQYAAALGGAAWHQQWSHRIDPAAPREPSTRARSMGFYALAVLATSLLTTTGPAEILVPENGFISVNPPLLPGRMASLSTRTTHPLFMKQLQGLLKAVGIPANLSMPYRFKTKGEMMMECLDQKLLAHFASDSTSCGRYRTYNRTHCGRCVPCMVRRAAFLRWGQADDTRYKFPNLRLSEKSAADDPMAVACAVLATEANGIDAFLGATLSFATQNERVHYRDVAERALLELSTLLKQDGVL
- the qatD gene encoding Qat anti-phage system TatD family nuclease QatD — translated: MMDFHCHLDLYPSARTVHTEAARRCEFVWLVTTSPRAFIATSRILQPAPTIIISPGLHPEVAHQRHNELPLLLEEIGRASAVGEVGLDGSARYREHFSVQKAIFEATVERCSELGGRVLSIHSRSAAKEVLDTLERHSAHGTAVLHWFSDSPTQLRRAIELGCWFSIGPAMLRSANGLRLAASLPSERVVPESDGPFAKLDSRPIMPWQAMDIVGPLANVWGLTEDKVRAQLTENGRELRHMMTAENSQ